One segment of Thermodesulfovibrio sp. 3907-1M DNA contains the following:
- the greA gene encoding transcription elongation factor GreA, whose product MDRIPMTPEGYEKLKSELDRLIKIERPAIIKAISEARAHGDLSENAEYHAAREKQSFIEGRIQELQAKLSRAYVIEPSKINQNKVAFGAKVKVVDLDTDEEKEFHLVGPDEADVKNGKISITSPVGKALIGKEVGDQVTIKAPARTINYEIISISFE is encoded by the coding sequence ATGGATAGAATTCCAATGACACCTGAGGGTTATGAAAAACTCAAAAGTGAGCTTGACAGACTGATAAAAATTGAGCGTCCTGCAATAATAAAGGCAATTTCAGAAGCCCGTGCTCACGGAGATTTATCAGAAAATGCCGAGTATCATGCTGCCCGTGAAAAACAATCTTTTATTGAAGGAAGAATTCAAGAACTTCAGGCAAAGCTTTCCCGTGCTTATGTAATTGAGCCATCAAAGATAAATCAAAACAAAGTTGCCTTTGGTGCAAAAGTAAAGGTGGTTGACCTTGATACAGATGAAGAAAAAGAGTTTCATCTTGTTGGTCCTGATGAAGCAGATGTAAAAAATGGAAAAATTTCAATTACTTCACCTGTAGGAAAGGCTTTAATAGGGAAGGAAGTTGGCGATCAGGTTACAATAAAGGCTCCTGCAAGAACAATTAATTACGAAATTATCTCTATAAGCTTTGAATAA
- a CDS encoding pseudouridine synthase, with product MMKRLQKILSDFGIASRRKAEELIKEGRVTVNGEIAHLGQKADPEKDYIKVDGKLLIRPEPKVYYAFYKPRKVITSLIDPQGRPTIKNFLKGIKFRVYPVGRLDYDSEGLLILTNDGELAYRIMHPSSEIEKTYLVKVDGIIEPETIEKLRKGIKIEGKLAVPVSVNFVKKLKANSWIRITLHEGRKRQIRKMLEKVGHPVIRLIRVSIDGIKLGELKPGQYRALTKEEVEELKKRAGLIKKSQK from the coding sequence ATGATGAAAAGATTGCAAAAAATTCTCTCTGACTTTGGAATTGCTTCCAGAAGAAAAGCAGAAGAATTAATTAAAGAAGGAAGAGTTACTGTAAATGGTGAGATTGCTCATCTTGGACAGAAGGCAGACCCTGAAAAAGACTACATAAAAGTTGATGGAAAACTTCTCATAAGACCTGAACCAAAAGTTTATTATGCTTTTTACAAGCCGAGAAAAGTAATAACTTCACTGATTGATCCACAAGGAAGACCAACAATAAAAAATTTTTTAAAAGGTATTAAATTCAGGGTTTATCCAGTTGGCAGGCTTGACTATGACTCTGAAGGCTTACTAATTCTTACCAATGATGGAGAGCTTGCCTATCGCATAATGCATCCAAGTTCAGAGATTGAAAAAACCTATCTAGTAAAAGTTGACGGAATAATTGAACCTGAAACAATTGAAAAACTGAGAAAAGGTATAAAAATTGAGGGAAAACTTGCAGTTCCTGTAAGTGTTAATTTTGTCAAAAAACTTAAAGCAAACTCTTGGATAAGAATTACGCTTCATGAAGGAAGAAAGCGTCAGATTCGTAAAATGCTGGAAAAAGTAGGACATCCTGTGATAAGACTTATAAGAGTTTCTATTGACGGTATTAAATTGGGAGAACTTAAACCAGGGCAATACAGAGCATTGACGAAAGAAGAAGTAGAGGAGTTAAAAAAGAGAGCCGGATTGATAAAAAAATCTCAAAAATAA
- a CDS encoding SAM-dependent chlorinase/fluorinase produces MKSLEASSSKIITILTDFGLKDPFVGQMKGVILSINPHVRIVDITHEIEPQSVEDAAFVLYESFQYFPEGSIHIAVVDPEVGSQRKALIVKSQGHYFVAPDNGILSYILKEPFYAVSIENEKYFLRKSPTFQGRDVFAPAAAWLSKGIEINEFGGPAKDIKVFKTLYDIQGFDDKIVGKIVYIDRFGNAITNIKPEGKKIRQIKINELILPVVSFYSQYPHKPAAVINSDGFIEIFIYMGNAKKTLSLEKKQTVEAFLDG; encoded by the coding sequence ATGAAATCATTGGAAGCTTCATCCAGTAAAATAATTACGATTCTGACAGATTTTGGTTTAAAAGATCCTTTTGTTGGACAGATGAAAGGAGTTATTTTAAGTATAAACCCGCATGTAAGAATAGTTGACATTACTCATGAAATTGAACCTCAGTCAGTTGAAGATGCTGCTTTTGTTCTGTATGAGAGTTTTCAGTATTTTCCTGAAGGAAGCATTCACATAGCAGTTGTTGATCCAGAAGTGGGATCTCAGAGAAAAGCTTTAATAGTGAAATCACAGGGGCACTACTTTGTTGCACCTGATAATGGTATTCTCAGTTATATTTTAAAGGAGCCTTTCTATGCTGTGTCCATTGAAAATGAAAAATACTTTTTAAGAAAAAGTCCTACTTTTCAGGGTAGAGATGTTTTTGCACCAGCTGCTGCATGGCTTTCAAAGGGTATTGAAATAAATGAATTCGGAGGTCCTGCAAAGGATATTAAAGTCTTCAAAACTCTTTATGATATTCAGGGCTTTGATGACAAAATTGTTGGTAAAATAGTTTACATTGACAGATTCGGCAACGCGATAACCAATATAAAGCCAGAGGGTAAAAAAATAAGGCAAATAAAAATTAATGAGTTAATACTTCCAGTGGTAAGCTTTTATTCACAGTATCCCCATAAACCTGCAGCAGTTATAAACAGTGATGGATTTATTGAGATATTCATTTACATGGGTAATGCTAAAAAAACTCTAAGCTTAGAGAAAAAACAGACTGTGGAGGCTTTTTTAGATGGATGA
- a CDS encoding SurA N-terminal domain-containing protein — protein sequence MLNLKIKEELKLFKFFVFFILSLSFLIKSVWAEENKFFVDKVVAVVNKEVITWSELYKFMEFNAKDEFKALNPDEKFKYFKAHEEEFLEKLIDTKLQIEEAERYGIFVSDSEIEGAINDIKKKYNLTEEGFIEILKKEGMTLNDYKKMLKEQIIIGRALNSLVRSKIIVTDAEINGYIGAHPELSCDNDGYYVSQIFIKKRENPEELKAKINEIFKRLIQGESFSKVASQMSEDVSARSGGAIGVLKKNEIARELSNLFSKMSVGQISEPMMTEQGVFIFKLDGVCFSKGSQELVNYVRNLLEDEKFKKEYKLWTRGLRQRAYIEIMD from the coding sequence ATGTTAAATTTAAAGATTAAGGAGGAGTTAAAATTGTTCAAATTTTTTGTCTTTTTTATTTTATCGCTGAGTTTCTTAATTAAATCAGTCTGGGCAGAGGAAAATAAATTTTTTGTTGACAAAGTAGTAGCTGTGGTTAATAAGGAAGTTATTACATGGAGTGAACTTTACAAATTTATGGAGTTCAATGCAAAGGATGAGTTTAAAGCATTAAATCCTGATGAAAAATTCAAATACTTCAAAGCTCATGAGGAAGAGTTCCTTGAAAAACTTATTGATACAAAACTTCAGATTGAGGAAGCAGAAAGATACGGAATTTTTGTTAGTGATAGTGAGATAGAAGGAGCAATAAATGATATAAAGAAAAAATACAATCTCACTGAAGAAGGCTTCATAGAAATACTTAAAAAGGAAGGAATGACTCTTAATGATTACAAAAAGATGCTTAAGGAACAGATAATAATCGGAAGAGCATTGAACTCACTTGTAAGGAGCAAGATCATTGTTACTGATGCTGAGATAAATGGATACATCGGAGCTCATCCTGAACTAAGTTGTGATAATGATGGATACTATGTGAGTCAGATATTTATCAAAAAAAGAGAAAATCCAGAGGAATTAAAGGCAAAAATCAATGAGATTTTTAAAAGACTTATTCAGGGAGAATCCTTTAGCAAAGTTGCCTCTCAGATGAGTGAGGATGTATCAGCGAGATCAGGAGGAGCAATCGGAGTTTTGAAAAAAAATGAAATTGCCCGAGAACTTTCAAATCTTTTTTCCAAAATGAGTGTAGGGCAAATAAGCGAACCAATGATGACAGAGCAGGGAGTTTTTATTTTTAAGCTTGATGGAGTATGTTTCAGCAAAGGCTCACAAGAGCTTGTAAATTATGTGAGAAATCTTTTAGAAGATGAAAAATTTAAAAAAGAATATAAACTCTGGACAAGAGGGCTTCGTCAGAGAGCTTACATTGAAATTATGGATTAG
- the truD gene encoding tRNA pseudouridine(13) synthase TruD — translation MKYKIKVKPEDFIVKEISSIPLKEEGPYSVFILKKTGWNTFDLLKKIARKLKIPLDNISYGGKKDRHGITEQFITIKNPPRKINLKEDHFELKHVGFSDQPMTPLLIDCNVFKLTVRAIPEKMIDLIMQRIEKVKTQGFINYFDDQRFGSYDPDQGFIAEKIVKGHYNGALKIYLTHIYPEDKKLAKERKRKIFENWGNWSVCLSLAKTKFEKFTFRYLKEHPKDYLLPLQKIPKEEMSMFFAAYQSFIWNETVKRLIKKLLPQENLLYHKGVAGEYIFFDEIDDKIFEYLKNLEIPLISSKTEISDTVVEEIYNEIVSERQIRPAQFNLKKIRQAFFKSVPRVILVIPKLQYKIGDDEVYEGKKKLIVGFILPRGSYATMVIKRIFAKK, via the coding sequence ATGAAATATAAAATTAAAGTAAAACCTGAAGACTTTATTGTAAAAGAGATAAGTTCAATACCATTGAAAGAAGAAGGTCCATACAGTGTTTTTATTTTAAAGAAGACAGGATGGAATACCTTTGATCTATTAAAAAAAATTGCACGAAAGTTGAAAATTCCCCTTGACAACATCTCCTATGGAGGTAAAAAAGACAGACACGGCATTACAGAACAGTTCATAACAATAAAGAATCCACCTCGTAAGATTAATCTAAAAGAAGACCACTTTGAACTCAAACATGTTGGATTTTCAGATCAACCGATGACTCCACTGCTAATTGATTGCAATGTATTTAAACTAACTGTAAGAGCCATACCAGAAAAAATGATTGATCTTATCATGCAGCGCATAGAAAAAGTTAAAACACAAGGATTTATAAACTACTTTGATGATCAGCGTTTTGGAAGCTATGATCCAGACCAGGGCTTTATTGCTGAAAAAATCGTTAAAGGGCATTACAATGGAGCACTAAAAATTTATCTTACTCACATATATCCTGAAGATAAAAAATTAGCAAAGGAAAGAAAAAGAAAGATTTTTGAAAACTGGGGAAACTGGAGCGTCTGCCTGAGTTTAGCAAAAACAAAGTTTGAAAAATTTACATTCAGATATCTTAAAGAGCATCCAAAGGATTATCTTTTACCTCTGCAGAAAATTCCTAAAGAGGAAATGTCAATGTTTTTTGCTGCCTATCAAAGCTTTATATGGAATGAAACAGTAAAAAGGCTTATCAAAAAATTGCTACCACAGGAGAATCTCCTTTATCATAAAGGAGTTGCAGGAGAATACATATTTTTTGATGAAATTGATGACAAAATTTTTGAATATCTTAAAAACCTGGAAATTCCCTTAATCTCTTCAAAAACAGAAATATCAGATACTGTCGTTGAAGAAATATATAATGAGATAGTTTCAGAAAGGCAGATAAGACCTGCACAGTTTAATCTAAAGAAAATAAGGCAGGCATTCTTTAAATCAGTTCCCAGAGTAATTCTTGTTATTCCAAAACTACAGTATAAAATTGGAGATGACGAGGTTTATGAAGGCAAAAAGAAACTCATTGTTGGATTTATTCTTCCCAGAGGTTCCTATGCCACAATGGTTATTAAAAGAATTTTTGCAAAGAAATAG
- the hslO gene encoding Hsp33 family molecular chaperone HslO, which translates to MDEVLKGLIKDEHVLVVATICTETVEYARKIHDTWPTATAAMGRVIAGSLLLASTLKDRQKVMIQIKGDGPLKEVVAEADFLYRVRAYVKRPHIYMGLKNEKIDVGRAIGKGFLNVIRDLGLREYYQSSVALQTGEIARDLAYYLNVSEQIPSAVSLGVYVEPDNSVKAAGGFMIQTMPETRAEIIDFLERKLYQTPSASSMILQGMDCLRILEEAVGLPIEVLHRGSVAYFCPCTKDRVISAIITLGREEIQKMIDEGETVEVECYFCKKKYKVTVEELQSLLMEI; encoded by the coding sequence ATGGATGAAGTCCTAAAGGGATTAATAAAGGATGAGCATGTTTTAGTTGTAGCAACGATTTGCACAGAAACAGTTGAGTATGCAAGAAAAATTCATGATACCTGGCCCACAGCAACTGCAGCTATGGGAAGGGTTATTGCGGGAAGCCTTCTTTTGGCATCAACACTTAAGGACAGACAAAAAGTAATGATTCAGATAAAAGGTGACGGACCTCTTAAAGAAGTTGTTGCTGAAGCAGACTTTCTTTACAGAGTTCGTGCCTATGTTAAAAGACCTCATATTTACATGGGATTGAAAAATGAGAAGATTGATGTGGGAAGGGCAATAGGTAAAGGCTTTTTAAATGTGATAAGAGACCTTGGTTTAAGAGAATACTACCAGAGCAGTGTGGCACTTCAAACAGGTGAGATTGCAAGAGACCTTGCCTATTATTTGAATGTTTCTGAACAAATTCCTTCAGCAGTCTCTCTTGGAGTTTATGTAGAACCAGACAATTCAGTTAAGGCAGCAGGTGGATTTATGATTCAGACAATGCCTGAAACAAGGGCTGAGATAATTGATTTTCTTGAAAGAAAGCTTTATCAAACTCCATCAGCTTCATCAATGATACTGCAGGGAATGGATTGTCTAAGAATTCTTGAAGAAGCCGTAGGACTTCCCATTGAGGTTCTTCATAGAGGCAGTGTGGCATACTTCTGTCCATGTACAAAAGATAGAGTTATCAGTGCAATTATTACTCTTGGAAGAGAAGAAATTCAAAAAATGATTGATGAAGGTGAAACAGTTGAGGTTGAATGCTATTTCTGTAAGAAAAAATATAAGGTAACTGTAGAAGAATTACAGAGTCTTCTCATGGAGATTTAA
- a CDS encoding dihydroorotate dehydrogenase electron transfer subunit has protein sequence MNKLFKSKIITNEAVTEEIYLISLEIPENIETKPGQFCILRLNHRLDPLLGRPFSIFDHVCGEIKFLYRVKGKGTKILSQLKKDELLTVTGPFGKWYPFPQGDFIVIAGGIGLASVYYLIKKFPKKAHLFYGVRNENEILFYEELKELAKHVYISTEKETSYTYRGVVTELFKEKGKSLSLPIYACGPMVMLKELKKIVNEAQPCYVATEERMACGVGACLGCVIETKQGFKRVCTDGPVFEIKELLL, from the coding sequence TTGAATAAGTTATTTAAATCAAAAATAATAACTAACGAAGCAGTTACAGAGGAGATTTATTTAATATCCCTTGAAATTCCTGAGAACATTGAAACAAAACCAGGACAGTTCTGCATTCTAAGGTTAAATCACAGACTTGACCCCCTTCTTGGAAGGCCGTTTAGCATTTTTGACCATGTCTGTGGTGAAATAAAATTTTTATACAGAGTAAAAGGAAAGGGAACAAAGATACTGAGTCAACTTAAAAAAGATGAGCTTCTGACTGTTACAGGTCCGTTTGGAAAATGGTATCCCTTTCCTCAGGGAGACTTTATAGTAATTGCAGGAGGAATCGGACTTGCTTCAGTTTATTATCTAATTAAAAAATTTCCTAAAAAGGCGCATCTTTTTTACGGAGTAAGAAACGAAAACGAGATACTCTTTTATGAAGAGTTAAAAGAGCTTGCAAAGCATGTTTATATTTCCACAGAAAAAGAAACATCATATACGTACAGAGGCGTTGTTACAGAGCTATTTAAAGAAAAAGGCAAAAGTTTATCCTTGCCCATTTATGCGTGCGGACCTATGGTAATGCTAAAAGAGCTTAAAAAGATAGTTAACGAAGCTCAACCATGTTATGTAGCTACTGAGGAGAGAATGGCTTGCGGAGTTGGTGCATGTCTTGGCTGCGTAATAGAAACAAAGCAGGGATTTAAAAGAGTTTGTACGGATGGACCTGTTTTTGAGATTAAGGAGCTTTTGTTATGA
- a CDS encoding septal ring lytic transglycosylase RlpA family protein, translating into MRISADTFYKLKIVLLVFILFSCTPKKPPEIEYVPEGSLKGIASWYGADFHGRPTASGETYNMYDYTCAHREYPFGTRLRVVNLQNGKDVVCTVNDRGPFIPGRDLDLSYASAKKIGLIGPGTAEVLMQPIGRDMSYVRYVKYTPTSGLLTIQVGAFREIENAMRLKQALNLKYQNVYINKVLLRGETFYRVRVGKFTNYDEAYSLAKLMGQEGYKVIITNFTGGKDEI; encoded by the coding sequence GTGAGGATCTCAGCAGATACATTTTATAAGTTAAAAATAGTACTGCTGGTATTTATACTGTTTTCCTGCACTCCTAAAAAGCCTCCTGAAATAGAATATGTGCCAGAGGGATCACTGAAAGGAATTGCATCCTGGTATGGAGCAGATTTTCACGGAAGACCAACAGCATCAGGAGAAACATATAACATGTATGATTACACATGTGCGCACAGAGAATATCCTTTTGGAACAAGGCTGAGGGTTGTAAATCTTCAGAATGGAAAAGATGTTGTATGCACAGTAAATGACAGAGGTCCTTTTATCCCGGGAAGAGATCTTGATTTGTCCTATGCATCGGCAAAAAAAATTGGTCTAATCGGACCAGGCACAGCAGAAGTCTTAATGCAACCTATTGGACGAGACATGAGCTATGTAAGATATGTAAAATATACTCCTACATCCGGGCTGTTAACAATTCAGGTAGGAGCTTTTCGTGAAATTGAAAATGCAATGAGACTAAAGCAGGCTTTGAATCTTAAATATCAAAATGTTTACATAAATAAAGTACTGCTGAGAGGAGAAACCTTTTATAGAGTCAGAGTTGGAAAGTTTACAAACTATGACGAAGCATACAGCTTAGCAAAATTAATGGGACAGGAAGGATATAAGGTAATCATCACCAATTTTACAGGAGGGAAAGATGAAATTTGA
- the rlmD gene encoding 23S rRNA (uracil(1939)-C(5))-methyltransferase RlmD, with protein sequence MKEIEIQLTGMAHLGEAIGKYDGKVVFVPYAIPGETVKAKIVKDEGDYLRAEIVDVVEPSFFREDPPCKLFGVCGGCSFQHVAYSYQIKLKEIVVMEQLKRIGGFENPEEFTLLTIKAEPFYNYRNRADFSINRQRLLGFKMRASHKFIHVEHCFLLHQKINEILATLQGKTPKRKTHNVTIRYGVNTGQWLVQPEMDTEEIETGQKNYTEKLFEHEFLISAPSFFQVNTYQAEKLIETVLKYIDRDDRVIIDAYAGVGTFTVFLAKKADKVIAIEESRSAYKDAQINIKNFDNINYLCKKTEEALNEHSIDADAIVLDPPRVGCMKEVLEAISEKKIKKIIYVSCEPSTLARDLKYLREKGYKLIEVQPVDMFPQTYHIENVALMKIE encoded by the coding sequence ATGAAAGAGATAGAAATTCAACTTACAGGTATGGCACATCTTGGTGAGGCAATTGGTAAGTATGATGGTAAAGTGGTATTTGTTCCTTACGCAATTCCAGGAGAAACAGTAAAAGCTAAAATAGTAAAAGATGAAGGAGACTATCTTAGAGCAGAGATTGTTGATGTAGTTGAACCATCATTTTTTAGAGAAGACCCTCCGTGTAAACTCTTTGGAGTGTGTGGTGGCTGTAGTTTTCAGCACGTGGCATACAGCTATCAAATAAAATTGAAAGAAATTGTTGTGATGGAGCAGCTTAAAAGAATTGGAGGTTTTGAAAATCCTGAAGAGTTTACACTTCTTACAATTAAAGCAGAGCCTTTTTACAATTACCGTAATAGGGCTGATTTTTCCATAAACAGACAGAGGCTTCTGGGATTTAAAATGCGAGCAAGCCATAAATTTATTCATGTAGAGCACTGCTTCCTGCTGCATCAAAAAATAAATGAAATTCTTGCTACTCTACAGGGTAAAACACCAAAGAGAAAAACCCACAATGTTACAATAAGATATGGAGTAAACACAGGACAGTGGCTTGTTCAGCCTGAAATGGATACTGAAGAAATTGAAACAGGACAGAAAAATTATACTGAAAAACTTTTTGAACATGAATTCCTTATATCAGCACCTTCGTTCTTTCAGGTAAATACCTACCAAGCAGAAAAACTTATTGAGACAGTTCTGAAATACATAGACAGAGATGACAGAGTAATTATAGATGCCTATGCTGGAGTCGGAACATTTACAGTTTTTTTAGCAAAAAAAGCAGACAAAGTTATTGCCATTGAAGAAAGCCGCTCTGCTTATAAAGATGCTCAGATAAACATTAAAAATTTTGATAACATCAACTATCTTTGTAAAAAAACTGAAGAAGCCTTAAATGAGCATAGCATTGATGCAGATGCTATAGTTCTTGATCCACCAAGAGTTGGATGTATGAAAGAAGTCCTTGAAGCAATTTCTGAAAAAAAGATTAAAAAAATAATCTATGTATCCTGCGAACCATCCACCCTTGCAAGAGACTTGAAATACTTAAGGGAAAAGGGATACAAACTCATAGAAGTTCAACCAGTTGACATGTTTCCCCAGACATATCACATTGAAAATGTGGCTTTAATGAAGATTGAATAA
- a CDS encoding FmdE family protein: MKFEDVVKFHGHSCPGLALGYRVSTAALEELGVKDRSSDEEIVCIVENDSCAVDAIQVVTGCTFGKGNLIFKDYGKQVYTFFNRRNGKTVRISIDFEFKETEDEKALWQRFMQGDSSTEVVEFVNKRKAEKIKQILNAEKEKILKITYPKIDPPRQARIFKSLRCANCGEKVAEAKARILDGKILCIPCFEAYL, from the coding sequence ATGAAATTTGAAGATGTAGTAAAATTTCACGGGCATAGCTGCCCAGGGCTTGCACTTGGATATAGAGTGTCCACTGCAGCGCTGGAAGAACTTGGAGTCAAAGACCGCTCCAGTGATGAGGAAATTGTATGCATAGTGGAGAATGATTCCTGCGCTGTTGATGCCATTCAGGTTGTCACAGGATGCACTTTTGGAAAGGGAAACTTGATTTTTAAGGATTATGGAAAACAGGTTTACACATTCTTTAACAGAAGAAATGGTAAAACTGTAAGAATCTCAATTGATTTTGAATTCAAGGAAACTGAAGATGAAAAAGCACTATGGCAAAGATTTATGCAGGGAGACAGCTCCACTGAGGTTGTTGAATTCGTAAATAAAAGAAAAGCAGAGAAAATAAAGCAGATTCTCAATGCAGAAAAAGAGAAAATTCTTAAAATTACCTATCCTAAGATTGATCCACCAAGGCAAGCAAGAATTTTTAAAAGCTTGAGATGTGCAAACTGCGGAGAAAAAGTTGCAGAGGCAAAAGCAAGAATACTGGATGGAAAAATCCTGTGCATTCCCTGCTTTGAGGCATATTTATGA
- a CDS encoding cupin domain-containing protein — MALKINLSEVQMNPHPKFSGVKVGYVVTKDRYPELSIIILELDSGVEIPLHTHEKEVDSIFIIEGEGDMYINNDWQPVKKGDIIAIGSRELHGLKAKTLLKCYVVHAPALW; from the coding sequence ATGGCATTAAAAATTAATTTAAGTGAAGTTCAGATGAATCCCCATCCTAAGTTTAGTGGAGTAAAAGTTGGTTATGTAGTTACAAAGGACAGGTATCCGGAGTTAAGCATCATAATACTTGAACTTGATTCAGGAGTTGAAATCCCTTTGCACACCCATGAAAAAGAAGTAGACAGCATTTTTATAATTGAAGGTGAAGGTGATATGTATATTAACAATGACTGGCAACCAGTAAAAAAAGGTGATATCATAGCCATTGGTAGCAGGGAACTACACGGACTGAAGGCTAAAACTCTACTGAAATGCTATGTTGTTCACGCTCCAGCTCTGTGGTAA
- a CDS encoding DNA polymerase ligase N-terminal domain-containing protein → MPYFVVHEHHAKKLHFDLRLEKDGVLKSWAIPKGPSMNPKDKRLAIQVEDHALEYGNFEGVIPEGQYGAGEVYIWDRGSYSTVKGSPEEGQWEIFMEGEILKGNFVLVRLKGKSDEWLFIKKKDRFADYNFKLKLKSP, encoded by the coding sequence ATGCCCTATTTTGTTGTCCATGAGCATCATGCAAAAAAGCTTCACTTTGATTTAAGACTTGAAAAGGATGGAGTACTCAAATCATGGGCAATTCCAAAAGGTCCTTCAATGAACCCTAAGGATAAGCGTCTTGCCATTCAGGTGGAAGACCATGCACTGGAGTATGGTAATTTTGAAGGAGTTATTCCCGAAGGGCAGTATGGAGCTGGAGAAGTCTATATCTGGGATAGAGGTAGTTACAGCACTGTAAAAGGCTCTCCTGAAGAGGGGCAGTGGGAGATTTTTATGGAAGGTGAGATTTTAAAGGGAAACTTTGTTTTAGTGAGACTTAAAGGAAAATCAGATGAGTGGCTTTTTATTAAGAAAAAGGACAGATTTGCTGATTACAATTTTAAACTGAAGCTTAAATCTCCATGA
- a CDS encoding dihydroorotate dehydrogenase: MPSLEVKIGNLTFKNPVLTASGTFGYGLEYSQFVDLNLLGGVVVKGLSLQPKQGNPPPRIYETACGMINSIGLQNIGFEEFKKEKLPFLKKFNTNIIVNFFGENLEEYIEMARLLDSLQEINALEMNVSCPNKDSEWRRMGLEPELLKKAVKEVRAITKKTLIVKLSPQGDVALMAKICEDEGADAVSLINTIPAMVIDIKTRRSMLGTSTGGLSGPAIKPIALRAVWEASQTIKIPVIGIGGIVTAEDALQFLIVGARAIQVGTANFINPQATVEIIEGIKQFLIEEKIKDVNEIIGSFIQ; the protein is encoded by the coding sequence ATGCCATCCTTAGAAGTTAAAATAGGTAATCTTACTTTTAAAAATCCTGTTTTAACAGCTTCTGGCACATTTGGATACGGACTTGAGTATTCCCAGTTTGTTGATCTCAATCTTTTAGGCGGAGTTGTTGTAAAAGGGCTTTCCCTGCAGCCAAAACAGGGAAATCCTCCTCCAAGAATTTATGAGACTGCCTGTGGAATGATTAACTCCATCGGATTACAAAACATAGGATTTGAAGAATTCAAGAAAGAAAAACTTCCATTTTTGAAAAAGTTTAACACTAACATAATAGTTAATTTTTTCGGTGAAAATCTTGAAGAATATATTGAAATGGCTCGTTTACTTGATTCCCTGCAAGAGATTAATGCTCTTGAGATGAATGTTTCATGCCCTAACAAAGACAGTGAGTGGAGAAGAATGGGGCTGGAACCCGAGCTGCTGAAAAAAGCTGTAAAGGAAGTTAGAGCCATTACAAAAAAAACATTAATTGTAAAACTAAGTCCTCAAGGAGATGTTGCTTTAATGGCAAAAATCTGTGAAGATGAAGGTGCCGATGCTGTTTCTCTGATTAACACAATTCCTGCAATGGTTATTGATATAAAAACCCGTAGAAGTATGTTAGGAACTTCCACAGGAGGTCTCTCAGGTCCTGCAATAAAGCCCATAGCATTAAGAGCAGTATGGGAAGCTTCACAGACTATTAAAATTCCAGTGATTGGAATAGGAGGAATTGTTACTGCAGAGGATGCATTACAGTTTTTAATTGTTGGAGCAAGAGCTATTCAGGTGGGAACAGCTAATTTTATAAATCCTCAGGCAACAGTTGAAATAATTGAGGGAATCAAACAGTTTTTGATTGAAGAAAAAATAAAAGATGTAAATGAAATCATTGGAAGCTTCATCCAGTAA